In Phragmites australis chromosome 16, lpPhrAust1.1, whole genome shotgun sequence, one DNA window encodes the following:
- the LOC133896251 gene encoding ATP-dependent Clp protease adapter protein CLPS1, chloroplastic-like: MEAAVPSRIVLSAASRLPNRHAVAGDKSSIYKGTCQSLAIPMALAAAASGKGGGVLDRPIEKITPGRQSEFDVKKKRKMTPPYRVILHNDNYNRREYVVQVLMKVIPGMTVDNAVNIMQEAHVNGLSVVIITSQSEAEEHCTSLRGNGLRSSIEPASGGC; the protein is encoded by the exons ATGGAGGCCGCGGTGCCCAGCCGTATCGTGCTCTCGGCGGCGAGCCGCCTTCCGAATCGCCACGCCGTGGCAG GAGATAAGTCTTCTATTTACAAGGGAACGTGCCAAAGTCTTGCGATTCCTATGGCTCTTGCAGCAGCTGCATCAGGCAAAGGTGGTGGTGTGCTTGACCGACCGATAGAGAAAATTACTCCTGGTCGTCAGTCTGAGTTTGATGTGAA GAAAAAACGCAAAATGACGCCTCCGTACCGCGTCATCCTGCACAATGACAACTACAACAGGCGTGAGTACGTCGTCCAGGTCCTGATGAAAGTTATCCCCGGGATGACCGTCGACAATGCTGTCAATATAATGCAAGAGGCGCACGTGAACGGGCTGTCGGTGGTGATCATCACCTCTCAGTCTGAAGCCGAGGAGCATTGCACGTCGCTCAGGGGCAATGGCCTGCGAAGCTCGATTGAGCCCGCAAGTGGTGGCTGCTGA
- the LOC133896443 gene encoding uncharacterized protein LOC133896443, producing the protein MIRLPMGGSKHKRPAIPADEAYGASIAAGARKKHKAVVAFGRGEENSMALLRNRHRRNMLLTRTLKSYLNDRFHTMVLILEIKIGMKQSATIYVPTHDIQVLLSKMML; encoded by the exons ATGATCAGATTGCCAATGGGTGGTTCGAAACATAAACGGCCGGCCATTCCTGCAGATGAAGCATATG GGGCTTCCATCGCTGCTGGAGCACGCAAGAAACACAAGGCAGTTGTAGCTTTTGGAAGAGGAGAAG AAAATTCAATGGCCCTTTTGCGTAATCGACACCGCC GGAATATGCTCCTTACAAGAACATTGAAGTCCTATCTAAATGATCGCTTCCATACGATGGTGCTAATACTCGAAATCAAGATTGGTATGAAACAATCGGCCACAATATACGTACCAACACATGACATTCAAGTTCTGCTCTCAAAAATGATGCTATAA